The Agarilytica rhodophyticola genome has a window encoding:
- the gspE gene encoding type II secretion system ATPase GspE: MDMEMEAVDHDEVEAVSHSRLPFAFASNYCVMIDNGMILHTEEVSAQTLLEVRRHMGKPLQLLKLEDKEFKAKLTQVYQSNDGEAQQAVEEMGAEFDLTQLADDIDDGELLAGEDDAPVIRLINAIISQSIQEKASDIHVEPYEDRVSIRFRTDGILTEVLSPKPVLAPVLVSRLKVMARMDIAEKRIPQDGRISVKIAGHAVDIRVSTLPSAHGERVVLRILDQAAGQLTLGQLNMPKAVQENFESGLHKPHGIILVTGPTGSGKTTSLYSGLSFLNTRARNIMTVEDPIEYLLPGIGQTQVNSKVDMTFARGLRAILRQDPDVVMIGEIRDQETASIAVQASLTGHLVLSTLHTNTAIGAVTRLHDMGIEPFLLSSSLEALMAQRLVRVLCKSCKKSAPATASEASRLKIPEGVEVFAPVGCEKCNNTGYRGRTGIYELIPVDDELRLLIHEGAGEQKMIEHARKVSKSIDQDGREKVLQGITSVEEVLRVTATT; this comes from the coding sequence ATGGACATGGAAATGGAAGCTGTTGATCATGACGAAGTCGAGGCCGTCAGCCATAGCCGTCTGCCCTTTGCCTTTGCTTCAAATTACTGTGTAATGATAGACAATGGTATGATTTTGCATACCGAAGAAGTGTCGGCGCAAACTCTGCTTGAAGTGCGCCGGCATATGGGTAAACCGCTGCAATTGCTTAAACTTGAAGATAAAGAATTTAAAGCTAAGTTGACGCAGGTATACCAGAGTAATGACGGCGAAGCCCAACAAGCGGTTGAAGAGATGGGGGCCGAATTTGACCTCACCCAGCTTGCTGATGATATCGATGATGGTGAACTGCTCGCAGGTGAGGACGATGCACCTGTTATTCGCTTGATTAACGCTATCATCTCCCAATCTATCCAAGAAAAAGCCTCTGATATTCACGTCGAACCATACGAAGATCGTGTTTCTATTCGTTTCCGCACAGATGGTATTTTAACTGAGGTGTTATCGCCAAAACCGGTGCTTGCCCCTGTTTTGGTTTCTCGGTTAAAGGTTATGGCTCGTATGGATATTGCTGAAAAACGTATCCCACAAGATGGCCGTATTTCGGTAAAGATTGCCGGGCATGCGGTAGATATTCGTGTATCTACCTTACCTTCCGCTCATGGTGAAAGGGTGGTATTGCGGATTTTGGATCAGGCCGCTGGTCAGTTAACGCTAGGTCAGTTAAACATGCCAAAGGCTGTGCAAGAGAATTTCGAATCAGGCTTGCACAAGCCGCACGGTATCATTTTGGTCACCGGGCCAACGGGTTCAGGTAAAACCACTAGCTTGTATTCTGGGTTGAGCTTCCTTAATACCCGCGCTCGTAACATTATGACGGTGGAAGACCCGATCGAATATCTGCTACCTGGTATTGGTCAAACTCAGGTAAATAGCAAAGTCGACATGACTTTTGCCCGTGGTTTGAGGGCAATTCTCCGGCAAGACCCTGATGTAGTTATGATCGGTGAGATCCGTGACCAGGAAACTGCAAGTATTGCGGTTCAGGCAAGTTTGACAGGTCACTTGGTGCTTTCAACTCTGCATACCAATACCGCTATTGGTGCGGTGACACGTTTGCACGATATGGGTATTGAGCCTTTCCTATTGTCTTCCAGTTTGGAAGCCCTGATGGCTCAGCGTCTTGTTCGAGTTCTGTGTAAGTCGTGTAAGAAGTCTGCGCCAGCGACAGCTTCGGAAGCTTCTCGTTTAAAAATCCCAGAAGGAGTGGAGGTATTTGCTCCTGTTGGTTGTGAAAAATGTAATAACACTGGCTACCGTGGACGAACAGGGATTTATGAGTTAATCCCCGTCGACGATGAATTGAGGTTGCTTATTCATGAAGGGGCTGGCGAGCAGAAGATGATTGAGCATGCTCGCAAGGTGAGCAAATCTATTGACCAAGACGGTCGTGAAAAGGTGTTACAAGGGATAACCAGTGTGGAGGAGGTGTTGCGGGTAACTGCAACAACTTAA
- the gspF gene encoding type II secretion system inner membrane protein GspF: MGAYTYLALDAKGKKVKGILEGDSERHIRSQLRGRQLKPLEVKSSRKNQKEKSGDSKGFSFSFGGPTMGYRDVSLVTRQLASLVQSGLPLDEVLQAAAKQSRKPAIKTIVLQIRSRVLEGLSLTQALAELPRVFDNLYRAMVKAGESSGFLGPVLERLADYTERSQEIKQKLKSAMIYPVVMLFVCITVVTIMMVKVVPNLVTMFERNDMELPILTKVLIASSNFLVNYGVFLLLFIVALFVLFKWLVNHPKRGRHWDKIKLRMPLVGGVILQSEASRYASTLGLLANSGVPLLEALKIGSQVLSNSELRSASAEVAISVQEGTSFHRALDQVDVFPPLLVQMVASGEANGKLAEQLLHAARNQERELEFTLNTVMGLLEPAMVLFMGGTVTTIVMAILLPIFNMNQLVGG; the protein is encoded by the coding sequence ATGGGTGCGTATACATATCTGGCGCTTGATGCTAAAGGAAAAAAAGTCAAAGGCATTCTTGAAGGGGATTCTGAGAGACATATTCGCAGCCAATTGCGTGGGCGTCAGCTTAAGCCTTTAGAAGTTAAATCTTCCCGTAAAAATCAGAAAGAAAAGTCGGGTGACTCGAAGGGCTTCAGCTTTTCTTTCGGTGGCCCAACCATGGGCTATCGCGATGTTTCATTGGTAACGCGACAGTTGGCTTCTCTGGTTCAATCAGGTCTTCCTCTAGATGAAGTGTTACAAGCAGCGGCAAAGCAAAGCCGCAAGCCTGCGATAAAAACCATCGTTTTACAGATACGTTCGCGAGTTTTGGAAGGGCTCAGCTTAACTCAAGCTCTCGCTGAATTACCCCGAGTGTTTGATAACCTTTACCGAGCAATGGTGAAAGCAGGGGAGTCATCTGGTTTTCTTGGCCCAGTATTAGAAAGACTCGCCGACTACACCGAACGCAGTCAAGAAATAAAGCAAAAACTTAAGTCCGCCATGATCTACCCGGTGGTGATGTTATTTGTTTGTATCACTGTGGTCACGATAATGATGGTGAAGGTTGTACCTAACCTCGTTACCATGTTTGAACGTAATGATATGGAATTGCCCATATTGACCAAGGTATTGATCGCCTCGAGTAATTTTCTAGTTAATTACGGCGTATTTCTGCTGCTCTTCATTGTCGCTCTATTTGTCTTATTTAAATGGCTCGTTAACCATCCCAAACGCGGCCGTCATTGGGATAAAATAAAACTTCGTATGCCTCTGGTCGGTGGTGTTATCTTGCAATCTGAAGCCTCGCGTTATGCCAGTACATTAGGCTTGTTGGCTAACAGTGGCGTGCCTTTATTAGAAGCTTTAAAAATTGGCTCACAGGTATTGAGCAATTCTGAATTGCGCAGTGCATCGGCAGAAGTTGCTATCTCTGTACAGGAAGGCACAAGTTTTCACCGTGCCCTTGACCAGGTAGATGTATTTCCTCCATTGCTGGTGCAGATGGTGGCATCAGGTGAGGCCAATGGTAAGTTGGCCGAGCAGTTACTGCATGCCGCTCGCAACCAAGAGCGAGAGTTAGAATTCACATTAAATACAGTTATGGGGCTCCTTGAACCTGCCATGGTGCTGTTTATGGGGGGCACAGTCACGACCATCGTAATGGCTATTTTGTTACCAATTTTCAACATGAATCAGCTTGTAGGTGGCTAA